The Catenuloplanes niger genome includes a window with the following:
- a CDS encoding PH domain-containing protein, whose protein sequence is MADDVPWRRLSARLVWVDLIRAALASVPGYVGIVVLGDDGPVWPLVAASVVGVLQAVLDLIRMLTTRYRVLDDRVELHSGWLARRERTVARDRIRSVDTTAKLLHRPFGLRVVRIGTGEQESSFTLEALDARSATRLQDELLHPETGIVDEPDGDVIARLRPAWVMINAVRVWAVLAVIGPLFAGYWFLRVFGVDLLDTGARLYGALGLGPVWTTVLVVAVAYPAGVAIQAAAFLAENWRFTLTRDGGSLITRRGLLDTHTAHRDEQRVRGLAFKEPLLGRWLRITETLLITTGLRSAGDAGSASLLPRIQRPEARAIAARVLPGGHRPLEARLHRHPRGALTRRLIRAVTGPALLSAALLALPVPGRWWLLPLALLPLTLVLAVVGYRALGHAVAGPYLVLRRGALSRLTVALRRDAVIGWTLRQSLFQRWGGRITIGVSTAAGDRFYHTEDAGTEQAIAFIRAATPDLAARFAGTPAPGAADPVD, encoded by the coding sequence GTGGCTGATGACGTGCCCTGGCGGCGGCTGAGTGCGCGGCTCGTCTGGGTGGACCTGATCCGGGCCGCGCTCGCCTCCGTACCCGGATATGTCGGCATCGTCGTGCTGGGCGACGACGGTCCGGTGTGGCCGCTGGTGGCCGCGTCCGTGGTCGGCGTGCTGCAGGCCGTCCTCGACCTGATCCGGATGCTGACCACCCGCTACCGGGTGCTGGACGACCGGGTCGAGCTGCACAGCGGCTGGCTCGCCCGCCGCGAGCGCACCGTGGCCCGGGACCGGATCCGCAGCGTCGACACCACCGCGAAGCTGCTGCACCGGCCGTTCGGGCTGCGCGTGGTGCGGATCGGCACCGGCGAGCAGGAGTCGTCGTTCACGCTGGAGGCGCTCGACGCCCGCTCCGCCACGCGCCTCCAGGACGAGCTCCTGCACCCGGAGACCGGCATCGTCGACGAGCCGGACGGCGACGTCATCGCGCGGCTGCGCCCCGCCTGGGTGATGATCAACGCGGTCCGGGTCTGGGCCGTGCTCGCGGTGATCGGCCCGCTCTTCGCCGGCTACTGGTTCCTGCGCGTGTTCGGCGTCGACCTGCTCGACACCGGCGCCCGGCTCTACGGCGCGCTCGGACTCGGGCCGGTGTGGACCACCGTGCTCGTCGTCGCGGTCGCCTACCCGGCCGGCGTGGCGATCCAGGCCGCCGCGTTCCTCGCGGAGAACTGGCGGTTCACGCTCACCCGCGACGGCGGCAGCCTGATCACCCGGCGCGGCCTGCTCGACACGCACACCGCGCACCGCGACGAGCAGCGGGTACGCGGCCTCGCGTTCAAGGAGCCGCTGCTGGGACGCTGGTTGCGGATCACCGAGACGCTGCTGATCACCACGGGCCTGCGCAGCGCCGGCGACGCCGGGTCCGCCTCGCTGCTGCCGCGCATCCAGCGTCCGGAGGCCCGCGCGATCGCGGCCCGGGTGCTGCCCGGCGGGCACCGGCCGCTGGAGGCGCGCCTGCACCGGCACCCGCGCGGCGCGCTCACCCGCCGCCTGATCCGCGCGGTCACCGGCCCGGCGCTGCTGTCCGCCGCGCTGCTGGCCCTCCCGGTCCCCGGCCGGTGGTGGCTGCTCCCGCTCGCGCTCCTGCCGCTCACGCTGGTGCTCGCGGTCGTCGGCTACCGCGCGCTCGGGCACGCGGTAGCCGGGCCGTACCTGGTGCTGCGGCGCGGCGCGCTCTCCCGGCTCACGGTCGCGCTCCGCCGGGACGCGGTGATCGGGTGGACGCTGCGGCAGTCACTGTTCCAGCGGTGGGGCGGCCGGATCACGATCGGTGTCTCGACCGCGGCCGGCGACCGGTTCTACCACACCGAGGACGCGGGCACGGAGCAGGCGATCGCGTTCATCCGCGCCGCCACGCCGGACCTGGCCGCCCGGTTCGCCGGTACGCCCGCACCCGGCGCGGCCGACCCGGTCGACTGA
- a CDS encoding TetR/AcrR family transcriptional regulator, whose amino-acid sequence MHTSRRAEYAEATRQAIIAASRELFVTKGYVKTTVNEIARTARVAPATVYAVGGGKQDLLRTVIRDGTASPAFDSLQAGIGAATEPGEVLRLVVRASREAFAAWADLIRVVTDTAPHEPAAAESLRVSRQFQRDCLAAAARRLESLGTLRLTVDEATDVLYYYLGNSSFFTLTGDNGWTLDGAERWLLGALHKALL is encoded by the coding sequence GTGCACACCAGTCGGCGGGCGGAATATGCGGAGGCCACACGCCAGGCGATCATCGCGGCGTCGCGGGAGCTCTTCGTGACCAAGGGGTACGTCAAGACGACGGTCAACGAGATCGCCCGGACCGCCCGGGTCGCGCCCGCCACCGTGTACGCGGTCGGCGGCGGCAAGCAGGATCTGCTCCGCACCGTCATCCGGGACGGCACGGCGAGCCCGGCGTTCGACTCGCTGCAGGCCGGGATCGGGGCCGCGACCGAGCCCGGTGAGGTGCTGCGGCTGGTCGTGCGCGCCAGCCGGGAGGCGTTCGCGGCGTGGGCCGACCTGATCCGGGTGGTCACCGACACCGCGCCGCACGAGCCGGCCGCGGCCGAGAGCCTGCGCGTGTCCCGGCAGTTCCAGCGGGACTGTCTCGCGGCCGCGGCCCGCCGCCTGGAGTCGCTCGGCACGCTGCGGCTCACCGTCGACGAGGCCACCGACGTGCTCTACTACTACCTCGGCAACTCCTCGTTCTTCACGCTGACCGGCGACAACGGCTGGACCCTCGACGGCGCGGAACGTTGGCTGCTCGGCGCGCTCCACAAGGCGCTGCTCTGA
- a CDS encoding sugar phosphate isomerase/epimerase family protein, translating into MSTVLAVQLYTVRDRLAADRPGTLRALADAGYGAVEPFQAHRDPHALRADLDAAGLSVCSAHADVLGADADAAFAAAPVLGTDTLIQAYLPPERFADADAVADTARRLGAAAVRAADLGLRVGYHNHHWEVATRVDGRTALEALADRLAPEVLLEVDLYWAATGGADVPALLGRLGDRVRYLHVKDGPATVEGPMTAVGAGIVPIGAALAAAPGARRIVELDHCAGDVLEALRASAAVLR; encoded by the coding sequence TTGAGCACCGTTCTCGCCGTCCAGCTCTACACCGTCCGGGACCGGCTCGCCGCGGACCGGCCCGGCACGCTCCGCGCGCTCGCCGACGCCGGCTACGGCGCCGTCGAACCGTTCCAGGCCCACCGCGACCCGCACGCGCTGCGGGCCGACCTCGACGCGGCCGGGCTGTCCGTGTGCAGCGCGCACGCCGACGTCCTCGGCGCGGACGCGGACGCCGCGTTCGCGGCCGCGCCGGTCCTCGGCACGGACACGCTGATCCAGGCCTACCTGCCGCCCGAGCGGTTCGCCGACGCGGACGCGGTCGCGGACACCGCCCGCCGCCTCGGCGCGGCCGCGGTCCGGGCCGCGGACCTCGGGCTGCGCGTCGGGTACCACAACCACCACTGGGAGGTCGCCACGCGCGTCGACGGCCGGACCGCGCTGGAGGCCCTCGCGGACCGGCTCGCGCCGGAGGTCCTGCTCGAGGTCGACCTGTACTGGGCCGCGACCGGCGGCGCGGACGTGCCGGCGCTGCTCGGCCGGCTCGGCGACCGGGTCCGGTACCTGCACGTCAAGGACGGCCCGGCCACGGTCGAGGGCCCGATGACCGCGGTCGGCGCCGGCATCGTCCCGATCGGCGCCGCGCTCGCCGCCGCGCCCGGCGCGCGGCGGATCGTGGAACTGGACCACTGCGCCGGCGACGTCCTCGAGGCGCTCCGGGCGAGCGCGGCGGTGCTGCGATGA
- a CDS encoding LacI family DNA-binding transcriptional regulator: MPRRARPTLKDLAARLGISETAASFALNGRSGVSAQTRQRVLALAAELQWSPHHAARTLSGSASMTIGFALTRDVREFGTESFYLRLLAGTQAVLSGAGYGLLFHMTRSVAEELTVLRRWSDERRVDGVIISDLRRGDPRPALLRDLGIPAVLAGGPDPRRLIPCVSVDDGVAIGLLVGHLLETGRRRLAYVSGPGELLHVHRRVTAFRRTAGAARAPRDVLGTDYSDAQGRAATARLLDAPSRPDALIFDNEVLAVAGVRTLRARDLSVPADVAVASVEDSPVCTALTPSLTAVHRDPAVFGESVARRLLRLVHGTVDEPEEPPRPTITVRESTAPA, from the coding sequence ATGCCGCGCAGAGCCCGCCCGACGCTGAAGGATCTCGCCGCCCGCCTGGGCATCTCGGAGACCGCCGCCTCGTTCGCGCTGAACGGGCGGTCCGGCGTCTCCGCGCAGACCCGGCAGCGGGTGCTGGCGCTGGCCGCGGAGCTGCAGTGGTCGCCGCATCACGCCGCGCGCACGCTCTCCGGCAGCGCGTCGATGACCATCGGGTTCGCGCTCACCCGGGACGTGCGCGAGTTCGGCACCGAGAGTTTCTACCTGCGGCTGCTGGCCGGCACCCAGGCCGTGCTCAGCGGCGCCGGCTACGGCCTGCTGTTCCACATGACCCGGTCGGTCGCGGAGGAGCTGACCGTGCTGCGCCGGTGGAGCGACGAACGCCGCGTCGACGGCGTGATCATCAGTGACCTGCGGCGGGGCGACCCGCGCCCGGCGCTGCTGCGCGACCTCGGCATCCCGGCCGTGCTGGCCGGCGGCCCCGACCCGAGACGCCTGATCCCGTGCGTGAGCGTGGACGACGGCGTGGCGATCGGCCTGCTCGTCGGCCACCTGCTGGAGACCGGGCGCCGCCGGCTGGCCTACGTCAGCGGCCCCGGCGAGCTGCTGCACGTGCACCGCCGGGTGACCGCGTTCCGCCGCACCGCTGGCGCCGCCCGCGCGCCCCGCGACGTGCTCGGCACCGACTACAGCGACGCGCAGGGCCGGGCCGCCACCGCTCGCCTGCTGGACGCGCCGTCCCGGCCGGACGCACTGATCTTCGACAACGAGGTGCTGGCGGTCGCGGGCGTGCGCACGCTGCGCGCGCGGGACCTGTCGGTCCCGGCGGACGTCGCGGTCGCGAGCGTCGAGGACTCGCCGGTCTGCACCGCGCTCACGCCGTCCCTGACGGCCGTGCACCGCGACCCGGCCGTCTTCGGCGAGTCCGTCGCCCGCCGCCTGCTCCGCCTGGTCCACGGCACCGTCGACGAGCCCGAGGAGCCACCGCGACCCACGATCACGGTACGGGAGAGCACCGCCCCCGCCTGA
- a CDS encoding NAD-dependent epimerase/dehydratase family protein, whose product MSTVLVTGAAGTIGTLLRRAWAGTHVLHCHDVAAPTVTLPGETWSRGDVTALTVPPGVDVVVHLAANARPGVAWEELRHPNVDGTRHVFAASVAAGVRTVVFASSHHAGGGYDRDRTPGVSARWPVRPCCFYGVTKTLGESFGRYHADRDGLTVTCLRLGDVDVRPHDELALRIWLSHPDLVRAFDAALTRAPGFGTFLVSSRNSRSRWDVTEDNRLLGYAPRDDAEDYTDLVGDAVSQQDCFRGPVANPHAPGR is encoded by the coding sequence ATGAGCACGGTGCTGGTCACCGGGGCGGCCGGCACGATCGGCACGCTGCTGCGGCGCGCCTGGGCCGGCACCCACGTGCTGCACTGCCACGACGTGGCCGCGCCCACGGTCACGCTGCCCGGCGAGACCTGGTCGCGGGGCGACGTGACCGCGCTGACCGTACCCCCGGGCGTGGACGTGGTGGTGCATCTGGCCGCGAACGCGCGGCCCGGCGTCGCGTGGGAGGAGCTGCGACACCCCAACGTGGACGGTACGCGGCACGTGTTCGCCGCCTCGGTCGCGGCCGGGGTCCGCACCGTGGTGTTCGCCAGCTCGCACCACGCCGGCGGCGGCTACGACCGGGACCGCACCCCCGGCGTGTCGGCCCGCTGGCCGGTGCGCCCGTGCTGCTTCTACGGCGTGACGAAGACGCTCGGCGAGTCGTTCGGCCGCTACCACGCCGACCGGGACGGGCTGACCGTGACCTGCCTGCGGCTCGGCGACGTCGACGTCCGCCCGCACGACGAGCTGGCGCTGCGGATCTGGCTCAGCCACCCGGACCTGGTCCGCGCGTTCGACGCGGCACTGACCCGCGCGCCGGGCTTCGGCACGTTCCTGGTCTCGTCCCGCAACAGCCGCTCCCGGTGGGACGTGACCGAGGACAACCGGCTCCTGGGGTACGCGCCGCGGGACGACGCGGAGGACTACACCGACCTGGTCGGCGACGCCGTGTCGCAGCAGGACTGCTTCCGCGGGCCGGTCGCGAACCCGCACGCTCCGGGCCGGTGA
- a CDS encoding Gfo/Idh/MocA family protein, with amino-acid sequence MTGAPTSAGPTGDPAAGPAGNTAAGTAGNTAAGTAGNRAAGPVGVAIVGCGTVSHQYLPTLAGYPDDVRVVVCADLDVARAAEVAAKYGVPPATDVPAAITHPDVELVVNLTVPAAHDAVAADVIAAGRHVYNEKPLSLDRASGARMLDAAAAAGVRVGGAPDTFLAPGLANALRAVGDGTIGTPQSALLIMQSPGPESWHPSPEFLYQAGAGPLLDIGPYYLTALTAAFGPAARVVALGRRAFAERTIGSGPRAGTVFGVQVPTHVTALIEFAAGPVATLVMSFDSPLGRTGLLEITGTAATLALPDPNRHRDHGRILRLGDTAWTDLPVAPGDEDPHVARGLGVVEMARAIRAGVPHAASGERALHVLDLMLSIMESAERGEYVTVHSTFGPAAG; translated from the coding sequence ATGACCGGCGCCCCCACGTCCGCCGGCCCGACCGGCGACCCGGCCGCCGGCCCGGCCGGCAACACGGCCGCCGGCACGGCCGGCAACACGGCCGCCGGCACGGCTGGCAACAGGGCCGCCGGCCCGGTCGGCGTCGCGATCGTCGGCTGCGGCACGGTCAGCCACCAGTACCTCCCCACGCTCGCCGGGTATCCGGACGACGTGCGCGTGGTCGTCTGCGCCGACCTCGACGTCGCCCGCGCGGCCGAGGTGGCGGCGAAGTACGGCGTACCGCCGGCCACGGACGTCCCGGCCGCGATCACGCACCCGGACGTGGAACTGGTGGTCAACCTGACCGTCCCGGCCGCGCACGACGCGGTCGCCGCGGACGTGATCGCGGCCGGCCGGCACGTCTACAACGAGAAGCCGCTGTCGCTGGACCGCGCGTCCGGCGCCCGCATGCTCGACGCCGCGGCCGCGGCCGGGGTGCGCGTCGGCGGCGCACCGGACACCTTCCTGGCCCCGGGCCTGGCGAACGCGTTGCGCGCGGTCGGCGACGGCACCATCGGCACGCCGCAGAGCGCACTGTTGATCATGCAGAGTCCCGGGCCGGAGTCGTGGCACCCCTCCCCCGAGTTCCTGTACCAGGCCGGTGCCGGCCCGCTGCTGGACATCGGCCCGTACTACCTGACCGCGCTCACCGCCGCGTTCGGCCCGGCCGCGCGGGTGGTCGCGCTCGGCCGCCGCGCGTTCGCGGAACGCACGATCGGCAGCGGCCCGAGGGCCGGCACGGTGTTCGGGGTCCAGGTGCCGACGCACGTGACCGCGCTGATCGAGTTCGCCGCCGGCCCGGTCGCCACGCTCGTGATGAGCTTCGACTCGCCGCTCGGCCGCACCGGGCTGCTGGAGATCACCGGCACCGCCGCCACACTGGCGCTGCCCGACCCGAACCGGCACCGCGACCACGGCCGGATCCTGCGCCTCGGCGACACCGCGTGGACCGATCTGCCGGTCGCGCCCGGCGACGAGGACCCGCACGTCGCGCGCGGGCTGGGCGTGGTCGAGATGGCCCGCGCGATCCGGGCCGGCGTGCCGCACGCCGCGTCCGGCGAACGGGCGCTGCACGTGCTGGACCTGATGCTGTCCATCATGGAGTCGGCCGAGCGCGGCGAGTACGTCACCGTGCACAGCACGTTCGGCCCGGCGGCCGGATGA
- a CDS encoding M28 family peptidase, which translates to MERLELGGTVGNPLSRRKLLGIAAGGAAGAALPAPAWAIGDQRPGAVRPPVLTADDRSVAGQVSARRGLEHLRVLSERIGPRVSGTPAENRAADWIAGVLDSLGYDTTTQPFAAEDIALGSLGAPGGLPADLGWQVGATESGALDTTVRGAVVDAGTGAPEGYPDDVTGRIVLIDFPWVEDPDVLAGTAVARGAAAIVFVSNDHLDHSLAPAFPPWLANPVPIPVVGAGQPQKHRLRALLAAGALPELTVSTRMHRGLTSYNVLAERAHGTGDGPVVMVSAHYDTVIGSPGANDDGSGTVLTLELARVLRHLPVNATLRFALWGSEESGLVGSRHYVAGLPQRERDRIVAVFQNDMVATSWDPAIRYWLLSLAGEPNRSTDEVVAAASRLGYTPHLSAVTERGASDHASFQEVGIAAANFSWRGEDDGWIVLEPPYHSPEDTITHNISLERLQVSMELIASAAYATARNP; encoded by the coding sequence ATGGAGCGACTGGAACTGGGAGGCACCGTGGGGAATCCGTTGAGCCGGCGGAAGCTGCTCGGGATCGCGGCCGGAGGTGCGGCCGGGGCCGCGCTGCCGGCGCCCGCCTGGGCGATCGGCGACCAGCGGCCGGGGGCGGTGCGGCCACCGGTGCTGACCGCGGACGACCGGTCGGTGGCCGGGCAGGTGTCGGCGCGGCGCGGGCTGGAGCACCTGCGCGTGCTGTCCGAGCGGATCGGGCCGCGGGTCAGCGGCACGCCGGCGGAGAACCGGGCGGCCGACTGGATCGCCGGCGTGCTCGACTCGCTCGGCTACGACACGACGACGCAGCCGTTCGCCGCGGAGGACATCGCGCTGGGCTCACTCGGCGCGCCCGGCGGGCTGCCGGCCGACCTGGGCTGGCAGGTGGGCGCGACCGAGTCGGGCGCGCTGGACACCACGGTCCGTGGCGCGGTCGTCGACGCGGGAACGGGCGCGCCCGAGGGCTACCCGGACGACGTGACCGGCCGGATCGTGCTGATCGACTTTCCGTGGGTGGAGGACCCGGACGTGCTGGCCGGCACCGCGGTCGCGCGCGGTGCGGCCGCGATCGTGTTCGTGTCGAACGACCACCTCGACCACTCGCTCGCGCCCGCGTTCCCGCCGTGGCTGGCGAACCCGGTGCCGATCCCGGTGGTCGGCGCCGGGCAGCCGCAGAAGCACCGGCTGCGGGCGCTGCTGGCCGCCGGCGCGCTGCCGGAGCTGACCGTCAGCACCCGCATGCATCGCGGCCTGACGTCGTACAACGTGCTCGCGGAACGCGCGCACGGGACCGGCGACGGACCGGTCGTCATGGTCAGCGCGCACTACGACACCGTGATCGGCTCGCCCGGCGCGAACGACGACGGCTCCGGGACCGTACTGACGCTGGAACTGGCCCGGGTCCTTCGCCACCTGCCGGTGAACGCGACGCTGCGGTTCGCGCTGTGGGGATCGGAGGAGTCGGGGCTGGTCGGCTCGCGGCACTACGTGGCCGGGCTGCCGCAGCGCGAACGGGACCGGATCGTCGCGGTGTTCCAGAACGACATGGTCGCGACCAGCTGGGATCCGGCGATCCGCTACTGGCTGCTGTCGCTGGCCGGCGAGCCGAACCGGTCCACGGACGAGGTGGTCGCGGCCGCTTCCCGGCTCGGCTACACCCCGCACCTGTCGGCGGTGACGGAGCGCGGTGCCAGCGACCACGCGTCGTTCCAGGAGGTCGGCATCGCGGCGGCGAACTTCTCCTGGCGGGGCGAGGACGACGGCTGGATCGTGCTGGAGCCGCCGTACCACAGCCCGGAGGACACGATCACGCACAACATCAGCCTGGAACGCCTTCAGGTGTCGATGGAACTGATCGCGTCCGCCGCCTACGCCACCGCCCGCAACCCCTGA
- a CDS encoding cellulase family glycosylhydrolase, translated as MRRKLLAIGAVLAAAVASVMLGVSPASAAVGLHIEGTDIVEANGQKLIMRGINHPHVWYTGNTSAFADIKATGANTVRVVLGTGKRWGPSNDVPAVIQLCKQNRLICVLEVHDTTGYGEEAAAASLDEAADYWISQKANLVGQENYVVINIGNEPIGNVDAAQWTAASAAAVAKMRANGFEHLLMVDAPNWGQDWQYTMRDTAQTVLDADPQGNTVLSIHMYAVFSTAQSIINYLDAIAAEGWPLVIGEFGWQFAAGEVDDATILAEAQRRGLGYIGWSWSGNTDPILDMVLNFDPAQITTWGERIINGTNGIRATSREASIYGGVQPTTPVPTTASPTPSPTGGGDRGCTAVYATAGQWPGGFQGDVKVTAGTSAITGWTVSLTFPNGQAVNQAWGATVSGTGTAVTARNAAWNGALGAGASTTFGFIGSWTGTNGAPAVSCTAS; from the coding sequence ATGAGAAGAAAGCTGCTCGCGATCGGCGCGGTTCTCGCCGCCGCCGTCGCCTCCGTCATGCTCGGCGTGTCGCCCGCGTCCGCCGCGGTGGGACTGCACATCGAGGGCACCGACATCGTCGAGGCCAACGGCCAGAAACTGATCATGCGGGGGATCAACCACCCGCACGTCTGGTACACCGGGAACACGTCCGCGTTCGCCGACATCAAGGCCACCGGGGCGAACACGGTCCGGGTCGTGCTCGGCACCGGCAAGCGCTGGGGACCGTCGAACGACGTGCCCGCGGTGATCCAGCTCTGCAAGCAGAACCGGCTGATCTGCGTGCTCGAGGTGCACGACACCACCGGGTACGGCGAGGAGGCCGCGGCCGCGTCGCTGGACGAGGCCGCCGACTACTGGATCAGCCAGAAGGCGAACCTGGTCGGCCAGGAGAACTACGTCGTGATCAACATCGGCAACGAGCCGATCGGCAACGTCGACGCGGCACAGTGGACCGCCGCGAGCGCCGCCGCGGTCGCGAAGATGCGCGCCAACGGCTTCGAGCACCTGCTCATGGTGGATGCGCCGAACTGGGGCCAGGACTGGCAGTACACGATGCGGGACACCGCGCAGACCGTGCTCGACGCGGACCCGCAGGGCAACACCGTGCTGTCCATCCACATGTACGCGGTGTTCAGCACCGCACAGTCGATCATCAACTACCTGGACGCGATCGCGGCCGAGGGCTGGCCACTGGTGATCGGCGAGTTCGGCTGGCAGTTCGCGGCCGGCGAGGTCGACGACGCCACGATCCTGGCCGAGGCGCAGCGCCGCGGGCTCGGCTACATCGGCTGGTCGTGGTCCGGCAACACCGACCCGATCCTGGACATGGTGCTCAACTTCGACCCCGCACAGATCACCACCTGGGGCGAACGGATCATCAACGGTACGAACGGCATCCGCGCCACGTCCCGGGAGGCGTCGATCTACGGCGGTGTCCAGCCGACCACACCGGTGCCGACGACCGCGTCACCGACGCCGTCGCCGACCGGCGGTGGCGACCGGGGCTGCACCGCGGTCTACGCCACCGCCGGCCAGTGGCCGGGCGGCTTCCAGGGCGACGTGAAGGTCACCGCGGGCACGTCCGCGATCACCGGCTGGACGGTGTCGCTGACGTTCCCGAACGGTCAGGCCGTCAACCAGGCGTGGGGCGCCACCGTCTCCGGCACCGGCACCGCGGTCACCGCCCGCAACGCCGCCTGGAACGGCGCGCTCGGCGCGGGCGCCAGCACCACCTTCGGCTTCATCGGCTCCTGGACCGGCACGAACGGCGCACCGGCCGTGTCCTGCACCGCGAGCTGA
- a CDS encoding PH domain-containing protein, with protein sequence MIDADVLRPPRHRVDRRFVPWRTLRAVIGAVVVLVPLGVSHLVFEVARPWTGPVWLVLAACYLIGIAVTPTWRYRVHRWEATDDAVYALEGWLTRKWQIVPISRIQSIDTEIGPIQNLLGIATIKVTTASSEGAISIEGLSRADAETTVDRLRAVTGATPGDAT encoded by the coding sequence GTGATCGACGCTGACGTGCTCCGGCCGCCGCGGCATCGGGTGGACCGGCGATTCGTGCCGTGGCGGACCCTGCGCGCGGTGATCGGGGCGGTCGTCGTCCTCGTACCGCTGGGTGTGTCGCACCTGGTCTTCGAGGTGGCGCGACCGTGGACCGGGCCGGTGTGGCTGGTGCTCGCGGCCTGCTACCTGATCGGCATCGCGGTCACGCCGACCTGGCGCTACCGGGTGCACCGGTGGGAGGCCACCGACGACGCGGTGTACGCGCTGGAGGGCTGGCTGACCCGGAAGTGGCAGATCGTGCCGATCTCCCGGATCCAGAGCATCGACACGGAGATCGGGCCGATCCAGAACCTGCTCGGCATCGCCACGATCAAGGTGACCACGGCGTCGTCCGAGGGCGCGATCTCGATCGAAGGGCTGTCCCGCGCGGACGCGGAGACCACGGTGGACCGGTTGCGCGCGGTGACCGGGGCGACGCCGGGCGACGCCACATGA